In the genome of Bremerella sp. P1, the window AAGCTTTTCTGCTCCTGGTCTTCGAGTTCCGGGACGTTGGGCGGAGGTGGTGGAACACGTTCTCCGAGAACCTGCTCGAGAACCCAAACGCCTCGCCGAACAGGGCTGGTCCGATTGGGAAACGACGTGCTTGCCAGCGTGGCCGGCATGCCGAGGATACCGCCTCGGTTGGCGTTGTCTAACTTGATTCGTCGCATCTTTGGGCCAGTTACGGCTTGCTGTAGACCATACAACTCAGCAAGGGGCTCGTTCACGAAGGTATAGTCACTGTCCACGAATCGTAACACGCTCTGGTTGTCGTGGACGATACTCTGAAAGAATAGACGAGCTTCTTCGATCATCGCATCACGCAGCGCCGGTGACATTTGTGGGAACAGCTCTGGATCAAACGTTTGATTCTTTAACTCGCCAACTCTCAGCCATTGCGCACCAAATCCGTCGAATAGAGCTCGCGATCGTTCATGCTGTAACATTCGCTCGACCTGAGCTCGCAGAACTTCCGGCTTGTGCAGTTGACCATTGTCAGCAAGCGCGGCGAGCGTGGCATCTGGAGGGGCGGACCACAGCAGATAGGACAACCGGGATGCCAACTGAAAGTCATCCAATGGTACGACTTCGGCCTTCGAGTCGACTTCCGACGCTGGTGTAATAAAAAGAAACTGCGGAGAGACGAGGATTGCCTTCCACATCAGGCTGAGCGACTCGGTATAGTTCAGCTTGTTCTCGTGGCCGAGGTCAAAGATGCTAACCAGGACATCTAGTTCTGTATCGGTAGGCGGCCGACGGTAGGCGTCGCGAGCCAACGACCGCGCGACTTCCCGAGCCGCGGCCCGCAGATCAGTATCCTTGGTTGGTAACTCGCCGAATAGGCGTTTCTGGACGTCAGTGGGCGGATCACCCTCGGGGGCAACGATCTGATCGACAACTTGGTTCGCAATCGTGAGAAACAACTCAGACTGTAGTGGTGAAATCGAGTTCAGATAGCCCTCACCAACGACCTCGTCAGGCAGGCTGGCTGTAATTGACGGGGAGACGCCGTAAAGGTCGTGAAGCGTGTTGGCGTACTCTACTTTGCTCAGGCGACGAAGTACGAAGGGGCCGGGGTCGCGTGGGGCCAGGAACTTGAGCTTGCCGATCCACTCGACGAACTGGCGGCGCTGTTCCTCGGAAGGGATCTCATCCGCATACTCGGGCGGCATGTCGTGCACTTTGACGTTTGCTACGGACTTCTTCCAATGTATAGATGACGACGTAGCACCAGGTGTACTAAGGGCAGATTGAAGATTGATGCCAGCCTCGGGACGAGTGTTATGGCAACTGATGCAGTACTTTTTGACGAAGGGGCCAACCTTTTCTTTGAATGTCTTTTGAGCATCGGCCCGAAGCGCTTCTTCGCTCATGGGCTCTGCACGACACAGTGAAACTAAAGACAACACCAGGCCGACGCCGATTGCCAAACGCAGCATCGTGTGAGCCGGTGAAAAGTTCGTACCGAGCGACGGACGAAATTGTTTGTCATGCAGGTAGGCTGTTCTCATGTCGTGGATGGTTATCCGTATCAGACGAGGCGAAGAATTCCAAGGAATTCATCTGGCGAGATTGTGGAGGGCTGTGTGGTGGGGATGCTGGTCGTAGACCCAACACCAGAAACTTATCTTCCACTTTGCCTGTGTCTGGGGCAAGAATAATCTTCGCTGAGCCACTCGGTTCGGGGGTGCGGCTAATCTCCATGGTGTTTTCGCAGGGACTCGATTCCGGTTGTGCGGTTGGGTTACTATGGAGTTCGCCGCCCTCCTGGGTATTCCCTTTTCCCAGCGAAACCTCTTCGAAGGCCATCATGAAATCCGTCCATTCTGCTTTTTTGATTCTCTGTACGCTGGTTGCTCTGCTTCTCCACGGCTCGCCTGTCCAGGCCGCTAACCCCAATGTGTTGTTTATTGCCGTGGATGACTTGGCTTGCACACTAGGATGTTACGGAGACGTCGTTGCGAAAACGCCGAACATCGATCGATTAGCGGCCGCGGGAATCTGCTTTCGGCGGGCCTATAACCAGTTGCCGCTGTGCAATCCGACGCGTGCATCGGTGATGACGGGACTGCGTCCCGATCAGATCAAAGTGTATGATCTCGATCGTCATTTTCGTGACGAAGTGCCTGATGTGGTGACGCTGTCGCAGGCGTTTCAAAAGGCGGGTTACTTTACAGCACGTGTCGGGAAGATCTATCACTACAACGTGCCAGCTTCGATTGGAACCGATGGCTTCGACGACCCTCCTTCGTGGCACCGAACGGTCAATCCGAAGGGCCGCGATAAGGCCGAAGAGGCGCAGATCTTCAATGCCGAGCCCCATCGCAAGATCAGCGCGGCCCTCAGTTGGCTAGCCGCCGACGGGACTGCCGAAGAGCAAACCGATGGCATGATCGCCACTGAAGCGATCAAGATCATGCGGGAAAGGAAGGACGAACCATTCTTTTTGGGTGTCGGCTTCTTTCGACCGCATACCCCTTACGTGGCTCCCAAAGAGTTCTTCGAGATGTACCCGCTCGATTCGTTGCGCCTGCCATACGCCCCGGAGAACGACCGCGACGATATCCCCACAGCTGCGTTCGCCCATAATTGCCCTGTGCCGAACTATGGCCTCGATGAACCGACCTTACTAAAAGCTACGCAGGCCTACTATGCCTGTGTGTCGATGGTAGATGCCCAGGTCGGACGACTGCTTTCTGCATTGGATGAGTTGGGTATCGCTGAGAATACCATTGTTGTTTTTTGGAGTGATCATGGTTACCACCTGGGCGAGCACGATGGCATCTGGCAGAAACGTACGCTGTTTGAACAAGCGTCTCGAGCTCCGTTAATCGTTCATGCTCCGGGACAGCAAGGGCAGGGAGCCTGCGGTCGGATTGTAGAGTTCGTCGATATCTATCCGACGTTGACCGATCTGGCGGGTGTCGATGCACCGGATAATCTGGCGGGTCGTAGTCTGCGTCGCTTGATTGAGGATCCGCACGCGCAGTGGGACGGCCAAGCCATCACCCAAGTCCTGCGTCCGGCCGACGACCGCCTACCGGAGATGGTCATGGGGTGCAGTATTCGCACCGATCGTTACCGCTACACCGAATGGGGCGACGGCAAGTATGGTGTCGAGCTATATGACCATCACGCCGATCCTAGCGAGTTCAACAATCTGGCTCAGGATCCTGACAAGGGAGCGCAAGCCGTGATCGCAACGCTGCGCAGTCAACTCAGAAAGAAAGCTTCAGGAAAGACGCCCACCGTGCCTGTGAACCCCGCTCGGCTGTAATGCCGCAGTACTCCTTCCGCCAGCGATCAAGCAAACGCTCGGTTACACCGATCGCCTGGTCGAACTGAGAAATTGTTTTCTCGTTGTAAGCACTGTATCTTCGAGTAGGCAACTCAGACGAGCGCGACGATGAGCGTCACACACGGCACATTTTGCTTAAGCTCCTTATCTTTCCAGGTGGCCGCGTCGAAGACGCGAGTTTAAGCGACTCGTCATTTCGTAATATTTTTATGGAAACTTTTTGCGGAATTTGCTACATTGCCACCAACGGTTAATCCTTCCTGCGCTTCTTCCCCTCACATCCCTTCCACAACTCGGTCGGCCCCTCGCCGATTTCCTCATTTCCCGGGTTTTGAATCATGGCACTGGCTCGTCACTGCGCGTTGCTGATGCGCTTCGTATGTTTCACTCTCGTGATCACCTTCATTGAATCGAACGTCCCGTCTGTCATTCGTGGAGCCGATTTACTGCCGGAGGAACGATCGATCGCCGAAGTGGTCGATCACTACATTTCGGAGCGACTTAAGCAGGAAAAGATCGAGGCAGCCCCGTCGGCCAATGACGCTAATGTACTTAGGCGGACAACACTCGATCTGGTTGGACGCATACCGACCAGCGGCGAAACCGCCAGCTATCTCGCGGATACCGATGAATACAAGCGGCAGAATTTGATTGATCGGCTTATCGGGTCGCCAGCTTTCGTTCGGCACCAAGTGAATGAATTCGACGCCTTACTGATGCCAGGCAATAAGAGCAGCTTGCGTGAGTACCTGTTGCCGGCGTTCACTGAAAATCGGCCATGGGACCAGATGTTTCGGGAGATGATGCTTGGGCGAGAGGATGACCCAGAGCAGAAAGGAGCGCTCCAGTTTGTGAAATCCCGAGTAGGCGATATCGACCGTTTGACGAATGATGTCAGCGTTACTTTCTTCGGCGTCAATGTAAGTTGTGCTCAGTGTCACGACCACCCGGATGTGTTCGAATGGAGTCAAGATCGCTTCTACGGCATGAAGTCATTCTTCAACCGTTCCTTTGAAAACGGAGGCTTTCTCGGCGAGCGTAATTATGGGTTGGTTTCGTATCAGACGACTGACGGCGAGGCACGCAAAGCCCAATTGATGTTCTTGACCGGCACGGTGCTAGAAGAACCGGAGTTTGCTGAGCCAGACGACGAGGCCAAGAAGGCAGAAAAGAAGAAGCTGGATGAGTTAAAGAAGCAAAAGCAAGCTCCTCCTGCGCCCAGTTTCAGTCGTCGCGAACAATTGGTCGAGATCGCCTTGAAGTCAGGCGAAAACAATTACTTCGCCAAAGCGATTGTTAACAAAGTGTGGAATCGATTCTTTGGATATGGACTGGTGATGCCTTTGGATCAGATGCATCCCGAAAATCCATCGAGCCATCCAGAATTGTTGGAGTGGCTTGCTCGCGATCTCGTTCGGCACAAATTCGATTTGACCCGGCTTGTCCGTGGCATTGTTTCGAGCGAGGCGTACTGTCGTTCCAGTATATGGCCAGGAGATTCTCGACCCGATCCAGATATGTTCGCAGTAGGCAGCGTACGACCTTTGA includes:
- a CDS encoding DUF1592 domain-containing protein, which encodes MRTAYLHDKQFRPSLGTNFSPAHTMLRLAIGVGLVLSLVSLCRAEPMSEEALRADAQKTFKEKVGPFVKKYCISCHNTRPEAGINLQSALSTPGATSSSIHWKKSVANVKVHDMPPEYADEIPSEEQRRQFVEWIGKLKFLAPRDPGPFVLRRLSKVEYANTLHDLYGVSPSITASLPDEVVGEGYLNSISPLQSELFLTIANQVVDQIVAPEGDPPTDVQKRLFGELPTKDTDLRAAAREVARSLARDAYRRPPTDTELDVLVSIFDLGHENKLNYTESLSLMWKAILVSPQFLFITPASEVDSKAEVVPLDDFQLASRLSYLLWSAPPDATLAALADNGQLHKPEVLRAQVERMLQHERSRALFDGFGAQWLRVGELKNQTFDPELFPQMSPALRDAMIEEARLFFQSIVHDNQSVLRFVDSDYTFVNEPLAELYGLQQAVTGPKMRRIKLDNANRGGILGMPATLASTSFPNRTSPVRRGVWVLEQVLGERVPPPPPNVPELEDQEQKSFEGLTLRQRTELHQSEATCANCHKVLDPIGFGLENFDAIGRWRNKNNTGIAIDSAGTLPTGESFSNPAELKELLATREGDMARNVTERLMAYALGRQLEGYDEVVIDQLMVKIAEDDYKMSTIIREVITSYLFTHRRVKE
- a CDS encoding sulfatase, which gives rise to MLCTLVALLLHGSPVQAANPNVLFIAVDDLACTLGCYGDVVAKTPNIDRLAAAGICFRRAYNQLPLCNPTRASVMTGLRPDQIKVYDLDRHFRDEVPDVVTLSQAFQKAGYFTARVGKIYHYNVPASIGTDGFDDPPSWHRTVNPKGRDKAEEAQIFNAEPHRKISAALSWLAADGTAEEQTDGMIATEAIKIMRERKDEPFFLGVGFFRPHTPYVAPKEFFEMYPLDSLRLPYAPENDRDDIPTAAFAHNCPVPNYGLDEPTLLKATQAYYACVSMVDAQVGRLLSALDELGIAENTIVVFWSDHGYHLGEHDGIWQKRTLFEQASRAPLIVHAPGQQGQGACGRIVEFVDIYPTLTDLAGVDAPDNLAGRSLRRLIEDPHAQWDGQAITQVLRPADDRLPEMVMGCSIRTDRYRYTEWGDGKYGVELYDHHADPSEFNNLAQDPDKGAQAVIATLRSQLRKKASGKTPTVPVNPARL
- a CDS encoding DUF1549 domain-containing protein — encoded protein: MALARHCALLMRFVCFTLVITFIESNVPSVIRGADLLPEERSIAEVVDHYISERLKQEKIEAAPSANDANVLRRTTLDLVGRIPTSGETASYLADTDEYKRQNLIDRLIGSPAFVRHQVNEFDALLMPGNKSSLREYLLPAFTENRPWDQMFREMMLGREDDPEQKGALQFVKSRVGDIDRLTNDVSVTFFGVNVSCAQCHDHPDVFEWSQDRFYGMKSFFNRSFENGGFLGERNYGLVSYQTTDGEARKAQLMFLTGTVLEEPEFAEPDDEAKKAEKKKLDELKKQKQAPPAPSFSRREQLVEIALKSGENNYFAKAIVNKVWNRFFGYGLVMPLDQMHPENPSSHPELLEWLARDLVRHKFDLTRLVRGIVSSEAYCRSSIWPGDSRPDPDMFAVGSVRPLTPFQYATLLRVATANPDLLGNDQEAGDTESRLDNLENAARGFAREIEYPGAGFQVSVSEALLFSNNERVRNELLRDSNDMLIGKLKKIDDTNEIVRVATMSIWNRLPDPDEEAALAAYIETRSDRRDEAIGQMVWAMLTCSECRFNY